TGAAGGGTCATCCCTGGGtcctctctccagcctctggaGTCTTAAAAGGATGTGCCCCTTGCCACCACTTAATGTCAGCAAGATTTCTTTTCTAGGCCCTCTTGTACTCATGAGAACCTCCCACTCCTTCAGCTTCTTGGCTTCTATCTGAGGGAAAATGAGTGGGTGTACTTTTTCACATTAAGGTATAATGACTGATAGGCTGGAACAAACCCTGCCTCGTTATCTTAAGGCCTGGAACAAAGAGTCTCCACCTGCCACTGGCTGGCTGTCACTTCTGGGCCCattacccccccccccgccccccgagtCTCCCAAGGCCTCCGGCTCCCAGCTCCAGGCAGATGGCCTGGGTTTCTGCATCTGCCCTGGGAAATGACGCTACAGCAGGCACCAGAGGCCCCAGGCACAGAGAGGAGGAGGTCCTGATGAGGCTCTTGTTGGCACCCTGACCTGTCAGATGACTCCGGGCTGGCCCTGGGATGGCGAGTGGAACTGGTGGAGCTGGCAGGAAGGGGGGCAGGATTGGTTCACGGTGCAGAGCAGGAGGGGGGGCACATCCTAGGGGCTAGCCCTGGAGTGTAGTGGTCAGCGTGAGGGGGACAGGAGACGCCCTGGGAGCCACGTCGGCCGTGGATGGTCAGTCCTCAGGTGAGGGCCCCAAGGGTCCTGGGAGCTCCCGGGACCCTGAGCTGGGAGACCTCCTGACCCCACACCATTGCCCAAAGTGGGCACCAAGGCCCAGACTTGTCTGAGCGTGAAGATGCAGGTCACGGAAAGCCGGCTACAGTACCCTTGGACTCAGCCGGGTGCTCTGGCCTCAGCAGGCCAGTTTGGGAGAGGGAGTCCCttgtcaggcccctcccagaccCCCGGTCACCCCCTCTTTTGCCTCTCCCGGCAGGATCTTCTCAGCCTACATCAAGGAGGTGGAGGAGCGGCCAGCACCCACCCCGTGGGGCTCCAAGATGCCCTTCGGGGAGCTGATGTTTGAGTCCAGCAGCAGCTGCGGCTGGGTGCACGGGGTCTGCTTTTCCGCCAGCGGCAGCCGTGTGGCCTGGGTCAGCCATGACAGCACCGTGTGCCTGGCTGATGCCGACAAGAAGATGGCGTGAGTACAGGTCACCCGAATGGGGGGCAACCCAGGCACCGAGCACGAGGGGCCGGTGTGGCTGACGTCTCTCTCTCACTCAGCGTCGCGACTCTGGCCTCTGAAACGCTGCCGTTGCTGGCCCTGACCTTCATCACAGAAAACAGTCTGGTGGCAGCGGTAAGGGGGCGCGGGGGAGCAGGGGCCGGTGACAGCAGGTCTCCCAGCGAGCCCCGAGATGCCCAGGCAGCCCTCTACTTGtccccccttcctcctttccttcctcccatccacccacccatccatccatatcTCTGTTGGCCAAAATAGGTTGGGTTATGCTgtggtaacaacaacaaaaaaatccccaactGCAGTGGCCTAACACAGTAAAGGTTTGTTTCTTGCTCCCTTTGACTGTCCAGCGTGGGCGCTGTGAGGGGGGCTCTGCTCAGTGCAGATGGGAGCTTTGTCTCCCGTGGAGTGAGGAGGGGAAGTGGAGAACTGGGCCCTGGATCCTAACCTTTCTGCTTACATTTTATTGGCCAATGAAAATGACAGGACCACACCTCCTCACTCAGAGAATGAGTGCTTGTGGGGGAGTGCAGTCCTGTGTGTCCAGAAGGACActactctccctccctcctcctgcccacctATGTCAAGGCTCTTTTCAGGCCTCAGGAAACCTAATGGGGTCCCAGAGGGGGATCAGGCCTGCTCTGCCTAGACAAACGTCCAGCTGTGGGGTCTCTCCCAGAGCAGGTGTAACTGTCTAGGCAGGACAAGGGCCCCTGGGCTCCCAGGAAAGTCCCAGACCAGCTTTCTCAACTGAACACTGGCCCTGCTGGCTGAGGGGGCTGCTCCTAGGTGCTCAGCCCCGACATCCAGTCCCTGTTACTACACCTGGGGTCGCCGACTGTGTCCCCGAGCTGGCATCGGCTTCCCTGTGCTACACCCAAGCCCTGCATCCAGCCTCTGGGACCCCCCCGATTTGTGGCCGGGCGCCCCTCGGCGTTGCACCTGCCCTTCGGCCTGGGTTTCCCCGGGAGGAAAGTGGGGGCGCTCCAATGtcaccccgcccctccccgctgcAGGGCCACGACTGCTTCCCGGTGCTGTTCACTTACGACGGCGCCGCGGGGACACTGAGCTTCGGTGGGCGGCTGGACGTGCCCAAGCAAAGCTCGCAGCGCGGCTTGACGGCCCGCGAGCGCTTCCAGAACCTCGACAAGAAGGCGAGCTCGGAGGGCAGCACGGCAGCAAGCGGGGGCCTGGACTCACTGCACAAGAACAGTGTCAGGTGAGAGCGGGGCCGAAGGGCGAGCTCCACACCCACCCAGGCAGCGTCGAGGTGCAGGCCCACTTAGGAAGCTGGTCAGTCTCTTGAGATTTTGCATCAGGTGGGGCAGAGCAGTCAGCCTTGCTCTGCGTTTTCAGTTTTCAGGACGCACTGTGGGACCGTTCTGGGGGGTGGCCGGGCAGTGACtggagggggggaggggcggaATGAAGGGTCTCGCAGCAGCCTCCCTGAGGAACTAGAGTGGAACCAGAGCCAGAGACTCCCGGATCCTGCCAGCCACAGGCGTCCACCCCAGGACAAATCAGAGGAAGCGTGGCGAGACTTTGACCTTGCCCCTAGGCTAGTTAAACCCTCCTGTGGCTGCCTGGCCCAACGTCTTCAAACTAAACTCCTCTGCCCGGCCTTCAAGGCTCTTCAGAACTAGCCCTGCATCCACTCAGTGCCATCTTCTGCTTCTTCTCCCCACCCTACTATGCTCCATCACTCTGATTCCCCCAGCATGTGTGCCTTCACCCCCTGCCCAGGCCTTTGTGCGTCCTGTTCCAGCTGCCCGGCTGCCCTGTGCTCCTTGCACAGGACTACTGCTCGTCCCTAAAGCAGACTCAGGAGCCCCGTCCTGTTGTCCTCTGTGATCCTTCACAGCCCGGCCTCCTGGGCTGTCCCTGCtgggcacacacactcacactcactgGGGTGGGCTCCCCCAAAAGTTGgggagctcctggagggcagagtgGGCCGGAGCACGGCCCAGGCACAGGCTGGGATCTGTAAAGCCCTCATCCTCTTTGCAGCCAGATCTCGGTGCTCAGTGGGGGGAAGGCCAAGTGCTCGCAGTTCTGCACTACAGGCATGGACGGCGGCATGAGCATCTGGGATGTGAAGGTGaggcctgccctccccccaccgcctCGCTTCCCCGCAGGCCGCCCATTTCTCCCTGGCAGCCACCTGGATGCCCCAgtcctcctccttctttcccgCAGGGCACTTCAGTGGGGTGAGGGCTCCTTGGCATCTGGGCCTTGGCACCCTCTGCAGCACCTTCCTTtagggctgggattcaaacccaggtctgcctgacccCAAAGACCAGGTTCTCTGTCCCAGGCCAGGTCCCTGTGGGTGGGGTGTCTGCAGGACAGCTGAGAACCAGCCCATCTTATTTGTCTCCTTCCAGAGCTTGGAGTCAGCCTTGAAGGATCTCAAGATCAAATGACCTGTGAGGAGTCTGTTGCCCTCATCCCAGCTGCTGAGGGAAGGGGGTCAGGGAGGCGAAGGATCGCTTTGCTGAATGTTTCTAGGGTACCAGTTCGGGTCCCCACAGGCTGCTCCctcaggtggggaggggaggggaggggaggggcgggaggcTTACCTACTGAAGGAACAATTgcctttttcttaaagaaatgctTCCATTTATTGTAAAAAATGTCCCCAAAGCACTCTGCTGGTCATGAACTGCTTCAAAATgtggaggtaataaaaatgcaaCCGTAGACACGCCGGCCTGTGTGTCTAGAAGGAGAGGTTAGTTTGGGCAGAGCACTGGTAGCTTATTTTTGTTTGCCAGCACAGCTGATCCTTAAACCCAAGAGGCTGCCCCCAAATGGTTCCTTCCCTGCTGCAGTCCAGCCTGGGAGCTGCCAGGACCAGGTGTCTTTTCTGTCACTCATTCAGCAGTCAGATTCCTAGACAAGTGGCTGCACATTGTGGGCTGGTTCTGGGCTTTAGTGGAAACTTCTTATTTCTCTATTTGATGTTTGCGGTTGGTTTCTACTAACTGCTCATCAttttttaggacttttttttcattcctatttTACTCAGGTGTTTTTGTTTAAtcacgtgcttttttttttttttttttttttgcggtacgtgagcctctcaccaccacggcctctcccattgcggagcaacaggctccggacgcacaggcccagcagccacggcccacgggcccagccgctcagcggcatgtgggatcttcctggaccagggcacaaacccatgtcccctgcatcggcaggcggactctcaaccactgcgccaccagggaagccctcacatgcTTTTTAGTTACCTGTTTACGTAACCATGGTTTTTCTTTTAGTCCAACTAGGTAATGAATTACATCAGTAGATCTAATTGTGAACTGTCCTCACATCTTCAGGACAAATGATACTTaaggaagcccccccccccc
This portion of the Pseudorca crassidens isolate mPseCra1 chromosome 15, mPseCra1.hap1, whole genome shotgun sequence genome encodes:
- the ARPC1B gene encoding actin-related protein 2/3 complex subunit 1B, translating into MAYHSFLVEPISCHAWNKDRTQIAICPNNHEVHIYEKSGNKWVQVHELKEHNGQVTGIDWAPESNRIVTCGTDRNAYVWTLKGRTWKPTLVILRINRAARCVRWAPQENKFAVGSGSRVISICYFEQENDWWVCKHIKKPIRSTILSLDWHPNNVLLAAGSCDFKCRIFSAYIKEVEERPAPTPWGSKMPFGELMFESSSSCGWVHGVCFSASGSRVAWVSHDSTVCLADADKKMAVATLASETLPLLALTFITENSLVAAGHDCFPVLFTYDGAAGTLSFGGRLDVPKQSSQRGLTARERFQNLDKKASSEGSTAASGGLDSLHKNSVSQISVLSGGKAKCSQFCTTGMDGGMSIWDVKSLESALKDLKIK